The sequence below is a genomic window from Microbacterium sp. cx-55.
ACGTCGAGGCGATCGAATCCACCGGAGTGCGCGCCACCGTGGCCTACGGCATCGTCGACATGGGCGACGATGAGCGCCGCGACCGGTCGCTCGTCGCGGCGGAGGCGTTCGTCGCCGAACCCGGCACCGACCTGGTCGACCGTTGGATCGGCCCGCACGCCTTCTTCGTCGACAACCGGATCGACACGGTACGCGCCGAGTTCGCGCTCGGGCGCCGGTACGGCGTCGGGCTGCACGCGCACTACGCGACCTCCACCGAGGAAGACGACGTCTGCGAGCAGCAGTTCGACCGTTCCGCGCTCGGGATGCTGCGGGAACTCGGCATCGCCGACGTGCCTGTGCTCCTCGCCCACGCGAACGACGTCCGGCGGGACGACCTCGATCTGCTCGCGGGCACGAAGGCGAGCCTCGTCATCGCCGCGAGCGTCGCCATGATCAGCGGGGCGCACGCCGCGCCGGTGCGGGCTGCGCTCGACGCGGGGGTGAACGTCGTGATCGGCACCGACAACGTCTGCGGAAACAACAACGCCGACATGTTCGAAGAGCTGCGCACGCTCGGCAAACTCGCCGCCTTCGCCGAACAGCGCCCTAACCCGATCACACCGATCGAACTGCTCGGGATGGCCACCTGGCGCGCGCGCGATGCGATGGGCGGAGCGGCCGGAGACGGCACGATCACCCCCGGCGCGATCGCCGACCTGATCGCGCTGCCCGTCGCGGCGCTGCATCGCGGACCCGTCGGCGCTCAATCCGTGCACTCGGCGCTCGTCTACGGCGCATCCGGCTTCGACACGACCCACGTCATGACGGCGGGG
It includes:
- a CDS encoding amidohydrolase family protein, with protein sequence MTTTIVADHVVVGGTTADVLEPGVVVVDAGVIVSVERVTGARPRGPEVVDLGASVLLPGLVNAHAHAPMMLLRGVSEGHSLLTWEGWLGAIRAKELHLTPDMLTASALVGCAEMIGSGTTSFADQYLFAESYVEAIESTGVRATVAYGIVDMGDDERRDRSLVAAEAFVAEPGTDLVDRWIGPHAFFVDNRIDTVRAEFALGRRYGVGLHAHYATSTEEDDVCEQQFDRSALGMLRELGIADVPVLLAHANDVRRDDLDLLAGTKASLVIAASVAMISGAHAAPVRAALDAGVNVVIGTDNVCGNNNADMFEELRTLGKLAAFAEQRPNPITPIELLGMATWRARDAMGGAAGDGTITPGAIADLIALPVAALHRGPVGAQSVHSALVYGASGFDTTHVMTAGRWLKRDGELVTIDLPAALAQRQIDFDTLMARVVAAA